Proteins encoded by one window of Rutidosis leptorrhynchoides isolate AG116_Rl617_1_P2 chromosome 7, CSIRO_AGI_Rlap_v1, whole genome shotgun sequence:
- the LOC139856842 gene encoding uncharacterized protein has translation MRQKKTGFQIGEEKISSPEFVSRLPHLQIQIPSRNCNEQKRFNFFETPISNPHKRPVIMNPHQMTSPHHHLYSHPRKNSHKKSLICCSSSEALLATKTIALKLLKFTHVKFFWIKVPCRVLILLFLPSIYYFSLSYRSFYLYILFVIAFCCVLLSSFNINSFHATNLPSIRLFVARKFPSLKLYRSDNVSKTNPQVVWSIGSKTRLEYNTNSGFLVKVYSNGDVYEGEFYKGKCSGSGVYYYNLNGRYEGDWVDQKYDGYGVETWAKGSRYRGQYRQGLRHGYGVYRFYTGDMYVGEWFKGQCNGCGVHTCEDGSKYSGEFKGGIKHGLGHYHFRNGDTYIGEYFADKMHGFGVYRFANGHRYEGAWHEGRRQGFGLYTFRNGDTQSGHWDNGVLTVSTSQNTSVSSSSVSHAKVLKAVQEARRIAEKALAVADVDERVNRAVTAANRAANAARVAAVKAVQNRMHHDNNHNDLSLDVV, from the exons ATGCGTCAGAAAAAAACAGGTTTTCAGATCGGAGAGGAAAAAATCTCTTCCCCTGAATTTGTTTCAAGACTCCCACATCTTCAAATACAAATTCCATCAAGAAATTGTAATGAGCAAAAAAGATTCAATTTTTTTGAAACCCCAATTTCAAATCCACATAAAAGACCTGTTATCATGAATCCCCATCAAATGACATCacctcatcatcatctttatagtcACCCCAGAAAGAATTCACATAAAAAATCATTAATTTGTTGTTCATCTTCAGAAGCCCTTTTAGCTACTAAAACAATTGCTTTAAAATTGTTGAAGTTCACTCATGTTAAGTTTTTTTGGATTAAAGTTCCTTGTAGGGTTTTAATCCTTCTCTTTTTACCTTCAATATATTACTTTTCTTTAAGTTATAGATCTTTTTATCTTTATATACTCTTTGTGATTGCTTTCTGTTGTGTTCTTTTATCTTCATTTAATATCAATAGTTTTCATGCTACTAATCTCCCTTCGATTCGGTTATTCGTTGCTCGAAAATTTCCAAGTTTGAAACTTTATAGATCAGATAATGTATCAAAAACAAACCCACAAGTTGTTTGGTCAATTGGGTCAAAAACAAGATTAGAGTATAACACGAATTCAGGGTTCTTGGTTAAGGTGTATAGTAATGGTGATGTTTATGAAGGTGAATTTTATAAAGGGAAGTGTTCTGGAAGTGGGGTTTATTACTATAATTTGAATGGGAGATATGAAGGTGATTGGGTTGATCAAAAGTATGATGGATATGGTGTCGAAACTTGGGCGAAAGGGAGTCGATATCGAGGGCAATATAGGCAGGGATTAAGGCATGGTTATGGGGTTTATAGATTTTACACTGGTGATATGTATGTTGGTGAGTGGTTTAAAGGGCAGTGTAATGGATGTGGTGTTCATACTTGTGAAGATGGTAGCAAATATTCAGGTGAATTTAAAGGAGGTATTAAACATGGGCTTGGCCACTATCATTTCAG AAACGGCGACACATATATCGGAGAATATTTCGCAGACAAAATGCACGGTTTTGGTGTGTACCGTTTTGCAAACGGACATCGGTACGAGGGTGCTTGGCATGAAGGAAGACGACAAGGGTTCGGTTTGTATACTTTTAGAAACGGAGACACTCAATCGGGTCATTGGGATAACGGGGTTCTCACCGTTTCAACCTCTCAAAATACATCCGTTTCGTCTTCTTCCGTTTCTCACGCCAAAGTTCTTAAAGCAGTCCAG GAAGCAAGACGTATAGCTGAGAAAGCACTTGCGGTTGCTGACGTGGACGAGAGGGTCAACCGAGCCGTGACTGCAGCTAATCGGGCGGCAAATGCCGCCAGAGTGGCAGCTGTGAAGGCAGTTCAAAACCGAATGCATCACGATAACAATCATAATGATCTATCACTAGATGTTGTCTGA